A stretch of the Oscillospiraceae bacterium genome encodes the following:
- a CDS encoding FAD-dependent thymidylate synthase, with protein sequence MLNVKLLSYTKDCEKVVAAAAKLCYSPSGIEDIFDNLDDENTASFLERLSSMNHESPFEHMSFTFGIEGVSRSLLAQITRHRIASYSVKSQRYVKEGAFSYVVPPYIENNKEAKEIYIKAMEDDQKTYDKLTEILFKEHYDRLISEGLDEKKAKQTAEKTAIEDARFVLPNSCETKIIATFNARSLFNFFNHRCCTRAQWEIKALADEMLRLVKEVAPTVFKDCGPKCVSGPCPEGAKSCGKKQEMMKFYKG encoded by the coding sequence ATGCTTAACGTTAAATTATTAAGTTACACAAAGGATTGTGAAAAAGTGGTTGCCGCGGCGGCAAAATTATGTTATTCTCCGTCAGGAATTGAAGATATTTTTGATAACCTTGACGATGAGAATACCGCTTCATTTTTAGAAAGGCTTTCTTCAATGAATCATGAAAGTCCTTTTGAGCATATGAGTTTTACATTCGGGATTGAAGGAGTTTCAAGAAGTCTTCTTGCCCAGATTACAAGGCACAGAATTGCTTCTTACTCGGTAAAATCTCAAAGATATGTTAAAGAGGGTGCTTTTTCGTATGTTGTTCCTCCGTATATTGAAAACAATAAGGAAGCAAAAGAAATATACATAAAAGCAATGGAAGACGACCAGAAAACTTATGACAAACTTACTGAAATTCTTTTTAAAGAACACTATGACCGATTAATTAGCGAAGGTCTTGATGAAAAAAAGGCAAAACAAACAGCAGAAAAAACTGCTATTGAAGACGCAAGGTTTGTTCTTCCCAATTCCTGTGAAACAAAAATTATTGCAACATTTAATGCAAGAAGTTTATTTAATTTCTTTAACCATAGGTGTTGCACCAGAGCACAATGGGAAATAAAGGCACTTGCTGACGAGATGTTAAGACTTGTTAAAGAGGTTGCACCTACAGTATTTAAAGACTGCGGTCCTAAATGTGTGAGCGGACCTTGCCCTGAGGGTGCAAAAAGTTGCGGAAAGAAACAGGAAATGATGAAATTTTATAAGGGATAG